CGCCAAGTGACCAGCCAGATCCCCGCCAGCATCCGCGAGACCACTCGGAACGCCGCCGTCGCCAAGCTACAGTCCCTCTACTCCGGCCAGCTGCCGAACTCCGCCGCCATCGAGATCGCCGACGCGGCCTTCGATGCCGCTTGGCCCGCGATCCGCGAGCACTTCGCGCAGCTGCTCCTCGATGCCAACCCCGACCGGGACGCCGACTTCAGTGCGGGCGTCGACTGGGCCGCCGACACCATCCGCAACAGCTGAGGAGCCACCCGTGATCCACTTCAAGCACTGCTACGCCTACGAGGGCAGCTACTGCGGCTGCGGCGCCGAGCAGACCGGCGGCTACACCGGCGACAACCCCGGCCCCGACCTGCTGCTGCCCGCCGCGCCGTTCAGCCTCGCCACCCGCGCCAACGCCAACGGGCCCTGGGTCGAGAAGGAGTCCTGATGGCCCGCAAGTCCAAGCCCTGGGCCGTCATCTGCAGGACCCCCGACGGCCCGTTCCGCACCGAGCACACAAGCGAGAACAAGGCCTACGAGAAGGCCCGTGAAGTCCGCGACGCCGTGAAGGCCGGCAGCAGCCGCGTCACCTGGATCCGCGTCGAGCAGTGGGAACCCGACGCCAGCCGCTGGACGCTGTTCGACCTCATCGACCCCAAGGAGTGGTGATGACCACCGACCCGACCGTTCTCGCCGTTCAAGAAGCCCGACGCACCATCTACGAGGCCCTGAACACCCTGCCAGCGTGGGACGCCGCCCGGGTTCGCGCCCAACTCGCCGAGCTGGAGCGGGCCGTTGAGGCCCACGTCCGTGAGCAGGTCGCCCGCGGGTACGAGGCCGGGATTGTCACATGGGAGGGCATGGGCGATCGCGCCCGCGACAGAAACGACATGCTTCGCATGGCTGCGCGCATCGCCCGCAACGGAGTAGCCCAGTGACGGTCCGCCAGGTCACCGTCCACGTCGTCACCTGCGACGGCTGCGGCCGTGAACTCGGCCAGGGCTACGGCCACCGCGAAACCTACGACACCCAGCACGAAGCCGACACCGCCGCGCGAGACGCCGGCTGGACCCCGCACCCCGACGGAACCCACTACTGCCAGACAGGAGAACACCGGTGACCCTCACCCCGCGACAGATCAACCAGCGCCTCGCCCTCCACGATCAACTCCTCAACATCCTCACCGAGGCGCAGCAAGAACGCCCCGAACGCCAGGAAGTCTTCAACGGCGAACTTGACTGGGTCACATTCGAACGGACCGTCATGCTCAACGCGGTCAACGCCGCGCGGGCCGCCCAGCTTCTGCCGCCTATCCCCATCAGTGCCGTCGAGGCTGTCGAGCAGCAGGCCATCGGCCACTCCGACTACAGCACCAAGTTCGCCCTGTACTGCGTCGAACTCGCCCTGGAGCAGGCGTGATCGACCAGAAGCCCGACGCTTACGACGAGGACGAGGACGACCCGTTCGACCACGATGGCTGCTACCAGCCGCACGTCCGTAGCGGCGACTACTACGACTGCGACGGCCGACCCCTCTGACAAGGAGCAGCACATGCCCGCGAAGCCCGGCCGGATCTACCAGCAGTGCGACCCGCGCGTCATCTACCCGACGCGGATCCGCATCGACACGATCCACGACGACCACGCCGCGATCACCTACCTCGACACCAGAAGGCCAGGCATCATCTACGGCCGGATCCGCACGGACCAGCTCCACGACTCCCCGACCACCAAGACCGGCAAGCCCCGCCGCACCGGATACGCACTGGAGACGAAGTGAAGATCACCGTAACGATCACCGTCGAGGTCGAACGAGCCGACGGCACCTACACCAAGACCACCGAACGCCGTGAAACCACCACCGGCGACAACCCCCGCTTCGAGGTCGACGAGTGCGCCAAGGCGATCGACGCGACCGCCACGGTCATCAACCGCCGGATCGACGACAAGGCCGTTGAGGCCCGATTCAAGGGCGACGCCTGCCCGACGTGTACCGGGACCGGCGGCGACCACCAGATCGGCTGCCAGTCGTGACTGCGCTCGTCGTGGCTGTGGCCGCCGTGGCCGGCTACCTGGCCGGCCGGCTCCGCCCGTGGGGCTGGCTCGGCGACTGGGCGAAGGGACAGATGCGGAGCAGTGGGAGCTGGTACTGCGGCAGTAAGCTCCGCCAGACGGTGTTGCTTCTCGCCCTGGCTGTCACTGCTCCCCGCGAAACCCTGCGCGCCCTGCGCCACCGCAAGGACGACCCCGAGCCGCCCGTCGTCTACAGCCCGAACTGGGTGGCCAGGAGCGACACGCCCGGCGCCTGACGCGGGCCCAACTTCCCTGCTCAGGGCACGGATTGGGCCCGCAAGGCAGATGCGATCAAGTGGCACAAATGAGATAATCGACGCATACCACCCAGCCCGAGAGGCACCCTCATGCCGACCCGAATCACCCTCGCCGACGTCCACGCCCTCGCCACCGAAGCTCACGCCGGACAGTTCGACAAGATCGGTGCCCCGTACATCCGGCACGTCGAAGCTGTCGCCGCCGGCCTCGCACCGTTCGGCGTCGGCATGCAGATGGCCGGGCTCCTCCACGACACCCTCGAAGACACCGACCTGACCGCCGAACAGCTGCTCGCCGCCGGGGTGCCGGGTACAGTCGTCGATCTGGTGCAACGGGTGACGAACAACCCGGACGTCACCTACCAGGCGAAGATCGAGGCGATCGTCACGAACTACGGCGCCACCCTCATCAAGATCGCTGATAACGCGCACAACAGCCACCCCGACCGGACCGCCCAGCTCCCTGCTGAGAAGCGCGAGCGCCTCGCCCGAAAGTACGCAGACGCCCGCAGTGTGCTCTGGGCAGCCGTCCCCGTCGAAGACGTCAAGGCGATCGTCAGCATCGTCAACCCGGCGCTTCTCGGCGAGCTGGGGGCTCAGCTGTGGCGGTGAAGCACCACCCTTGGCTGTACCGGACCGGCCGTCACGGCTGCTGGGCGTCGTGCACATGCGGCGACTGGCAGTCCCGCACCTACACCACCGTCACCGGCGCGCACCTCGCGTACGGCAAGCACCTACTGGAGGCCCGGCGATGACTCGCCCGCTGCTCCTGATCGATGTTGACGGACCGCTCAATCCGTTCGCCGCGAAGGCCACCCGACGCCCCGACGGATACTCCACCTACCGCATGCTGCCCGCCTCCTGGATCGCCCGGCAAGCCAACCCCCGCCGCGCCAAGCCCCTGCGCGTCTGGCTCAACCACGATCACGGCGCCATGCTGCAGGCCCTGCCGTACGACCTCGTGTGGTGCACCACGTGGCAGGCCGAAGCGAACTACTGGATCGGCCCGCACCTCGGCCTCCCCGAGCTGCCGCACGTGCCGTTCGAGCACCTCTGGGCCAGCCGGCCGGACGGCATGTACTTCAAGACGTGGGAGGTCGTCCGCTGGGCGCAGGGCCGGCCGTTCGCGTGGGTCGACGACGAGATCGGCGCTGCGGACCGGGAGTTCGTGACCGATGTCCACGAAGGCCCGGCGCTCCTTCATCACGTCGATCCGCGCCTCGGCATGCTGCCTGCCGACTTCGAGGCGCTCGCCGACTGGGCCAACTCGCTGGAGACGGAGACCGCAGCATGATCACCACCTGCCCCATCGCCGACTGCAACGAAGACGACCTGTACGGCCGGACGGACCTGTACGAGCACCTGCGGGAAGACCACAGCCGTGACGAGTTGCTGAACACGCTCATCGATCTGGCCGATGATCTCGCCTCCGCCCGCGCCAACACCGAGTGCCAGATCTGCGGCAACTACGGGGCCACACCCGGCGACCACCCACTCTGCGACACCTGCGAGAAGGAGGTCCGGGGATGACCGCCAGGAAGTTCGGCTTCACCGTGGAGTACGTTGACGAGCCCTGGGATGAGGACAACAAGCCCGGCTGGCGCGTCTTCCTGCCCCACCAGTGTGACCAGTGGCGCATCGACGACGAGAACGCGTATGAGGACCCCACCGTCCAGACCACGGCCCTCGCCCGCCTGGACGCGTTCATCGCCGAAGCCCAACAAGCCCGCGCAGCGTTGGCCCGCGGCGAGCAGTACCCGACGGAGGAGCAGTGACCGACCGCAGTTTCTGGCGTCGACTCGGCGCGGCCGTACTCCACACCGGCCCCAGCTACCAGCCCGAGCCCCTGCCCCGCCGCGGTGACCAGTTCGAGCAGTGGCTCAAGGCGCACCGGGACCGCCGGCAAGAACGCGACGGCGTCTGGTGGTACCTCGATGAGATGCTCGACGACTACCGGCTCCACGCCGACACCGGAACCCCACTCGACCAGCACTGCTGCGAGAACGGCAACGTCGACGACTGCGCCGGCTGCCACGACCAGGAGCAGCCCTGCCAGCACGTCTCCCCCGCCTACAACTTCCCCGGCGAGCCGCCGCATGGTGGCCCGTGCATCAAGTGCAGCATCCCGTTCGACCCGGAGATGATGAAGTGACCGACGTCGAAGTCCTACAGGCCGCGATCCGGGAGCTTGCCGAGCGCCCGTCCGGGCTCCCCGCGTCCTATAACCCGCTGATCGCCGCGCTCCTCCGCAGGCTGACCAGCAAGACCAACCTTGACGGGATGCTGCCCGGCGTGGCCGGCAGCAACGAGGCTCTCGCCCTCGCCAGGGCCATCACCGGAGACCAGACATGACCGACGACCTGCGGGCCCGTATCGAGTGCGCGCTCGGCCTGCACCCTGCCATCCGCGACGGGCAGACAGTGCCGCTCGCCGACACGGTCATGGAGATCGTGCAGCCGATCGCTGACGAATGCGACCAACTGGCCGCCCGGGTCGCAGAACTGGAACAGCAGGCCGCCAGCACGTACGCCGCACAGGTCAACGCTCCGCTGCGCCCCGACACCATCAACGCCCTCAACGAGCGCCTTACGGCTGGCGACTGCACGGTCCGCAAGGTCCAGGCGCCCGAGGACAGCCCCTAACCATCGCCCGGCCCGTCGACCCGCTCACCCGGCCCGAGCCCCATGAACCAGGCGAACGCCTCCGGCGCGGCCTCGATCATCGCCGCATGCTCCGCCGGGTCCTCACGTGGCCGGTCAAAGCAGAACCAGGAGCACCGGCCCCACGGATTCCAGGCACACGGCCGCCCGCAATGCCCGCAAACCATCCCAGCCACCTCGCCCACGGGACCCATCATCGGCGAGTGCGCGGGCACCTGCAGCCCGGCCGGACATGCACCCAGCCCCAGGACGCCGCGTAACAGGCGGCGGGAATCTCCGGCGGCCGCCGGGCGAGACGAAACGCCGAGTCGGGCAACGCCGTGAACGGCGTCCAGCCCTCGAACTGCTCGGCCTGCCAGCCAGCGAGCCCCGCGAGCGACCCGAGGCCAAGCTCGGCCGCCTCCTCCTCCATCTCCCGCAGCGACCGAGCCGCGCCCGCACGCGCCGCCGCATACCGGGCAGGCTCGTTGCCATCCTCAGCCTGCTCCTGTTCCAGTCGGCGGATCGCCTCATCCAGGCCAGCCCGGAACTCCCGAGCCGCCTCCAGCACATCGCCCAGGGAGCCGATCCCGATCTCCCACGCGTCACACGAATGCGGCAGCGACAGCGCCCACTCGTCCTCGGCGGCGTGAGTACTGCCGGGCCAGCTGTCGTCGTCCCCACAGACGATGGCCTCGGCTTCGTCGCTGTACTGGCCGGGCCGCTTGAGGTAGAAGGTCGTCACGATGCTTCCTCCTCCCAGCCCCAGGCCTGGGCGAGCAGCAGCACCGTCCGGCACGGGCCAGTGCTGCAGCACGGCGTCGTACGGATTGCCCGTCGCGCACGAGCCGCACGCCAACACGTACTCGTCGTCCTCGCGAGAGCTGCAGCGGCAACCCGCCAGCTCGCACGGTTCATACAGTCGACTGTCCCAGTCGTCCCGCGTCGGCTGGTGCTCGGCGAGGATCTGCCGCTCGGCGGCGACACGGCGCAGCACCGCGGCCGGGTCGTTCGCCACGATGAACTCCGCGTCGGCCAAATCAACGACCCCGCCGCCCTCGTGGCCACCGCCCACGACGTCAGCCTCAAAGTGGTGGCCGATCGACGCGGCGAAGCTACTCGTCCAGTCGTGCGAATGCACCGTCCACGGCCCACGCGTCGCCGCCCGCGCCAACTCCTCGGCCCGGACGTGCGCCTGCCGCAGGAACTCGACCGCCGAACCCTCAGCCACCGCTCCGAACCCCCTCCAGCACAGCCCGAGCCGCCTGCTCCCAAGCGTCCCGCGCGGCAGCGGAGAGATCCCCCCACGGTCTCGGCGGCCACACGGACAGGGACTCGTGCGCAGTCATCGTGTCGATGTAGACGCGGTATGCCAGCTGACCATCGGTCTCAGTCATGACCATCTCCCTGCTCGATCCTTCGGATGCGCCTCGACCAGATGCTCGCGCGCCTGCTGCATCGCCCTCTCCCGCGACCCAACCTGCGCCACCAGCGGCCACCCAGGGCAGCACGGACACAGAACCTCCCAGCAGCCCCGCAGGAGCCGGTGCACCCGGACCCGCCGCGACAGCCGCAACGGAGACTGAAGCGCCGCATCCACCAACTCATCACCCAGGACAGCTCGTAGCACCGCAGCGTCAGTGATCACCATGTCCCACACCACCCTGTAGTCCTCGGGTCGCCGCCCGTTCGGCAGCACGGGCCACTCCACACCGCTCACCGCCGCCTCCGCTTCACCCGGGCCCGCTGACGACGCCTGTACTCCGACGAAAACGCCGACCGCTGCACCAAACCGATGTCCTTCGCCGCCACGTTGAACGCCCGCAAGATCTGCCGCACCATCGGATCCGGGCGGCCGCTCACCGCCCCTCCTCCCCGTACAGGGCGTCCAGCAGCTTCCGAGTCGGGATGGTGCCGGCCTCAGGTGCGCTGCGGATGACACGGCGCAGACGGGCCAGAGTGGCCTCGGTCTCCCGCATGCGGGCCAGCTCGGGCGAGAACGCCTTGCGTACGGCGCCGGCCAGGACGCGGCGGGCGTGCTCGTGTGAGATCTGAAGCACGGACTGCTCGGACCAGTCCATGTCGGTGAGGGCGGCTTCGATGCGGTCGCGGGCGGCGCGGTTGCTGCTGGGCAGCATGTCGGGGAAGTCACTCACCGCTGCTCACCTCGCCCGAGCAGCTGCCAGAGGTCGCCTGGCGTGACGTAGCCGGGCCAGCGCCCGTCCTGGAACAGGTGCACACCCGCGTCCTGGTAGCACTGGTCGACCAACTGCGAACAGATCATCCGGCGCGAGTCCGAGATGTGCCGACGTAGACCCGGAACCGGCAGGTGGAACCGGTGCGCGGCGATTGCGAAGTACTCCGCCGCGGAGTAGCCGACCCCGACGTACCGCAGGGCCGCGGCGCAGATCGCCGCCCGCTGCCCGTCCGTCAGCCCGGCCGGCGCCACATACTCGACGTGTCGGCCCGCGTACTCGTCCAGGCCGGCGATCCTGGCGCCGCCCGGCTCGGCCTCCAGCAGCTGGCCGTCGGGGAGCACCAGGAAGGCGTGCTCAAACTCGGTGAAGCCGCCGCCGTTCAGCCACTGGCCAACCCGGATCCCCAGACCGACCGCGCCAGCGATCGACGTCAGACCTATCGACCCCGGAAGGGGCGAGGACTCGATCACTGCTGCCTCCCCTCGTGCAGCGCCCTCAGCCGGGCAGCCACCATCTGAACGGGGCCAAGCTGGCGTCTGGCCTGCTGAGCGAGCCGCCGGGCATCACCAAGTAGCGGTTCCTCGTGGCATTCGCACGAGCACGGGGCCTGGCAGAACTTGCACTGCGCCGGCTTCTTGGCCCCTGCCGCGCCCATGTCCGACTGGCAGTAGTCGTGCCCGGTACGCCCGTCCGGCAGCAGCATGTCGCCGTGCAGGCAGCCGGTGCTCAGATAGTCGTGGGCCGTCACGGCGCCTCCTCCTGCTCGCCTGGAATCGTCTTCCACCAGCGTTCCGGCCCGTCCAAATGCCAGTCGTCGCCCGGGTGCGGCTCCCGGATGCACTGCAGCCGCAACTCCTCGTCACCGCCGCGGGCCTGGCAACAGCCGCCGCTCACAGGCCACCGTCCTTCGACCAGGTCTCCGGGACCGTCAGCCAGCCGTGCTGGGCCTCGACCGTCGCCTGCTGCGCCTGCAAGTAGGCGAGCGCAACTGCCTCCTGGGATCTCGCGGTCTCCCGCCTGGCCGCGGCCCACGCCTTCACCATCGACGACACCGCGCCGGTGACGCACAAGATCCCGACCAGCCACGCCGCCGTCAGCTCGCCGCCCGTCACTGCGCGACCTCCTTCGGAACCGGCGGCCGCTTCGGATTCCCCAAGCCGAGGGTCCGCTCCGGGCCGCACGCGTCCAGCAGAGCCTGCGTCGGGGCGTCATCCGGGTACGCGGCACCCTGTGGACGCATCCCGCGGATCCGAGCGGCGTACAGCTCAGGCAAGTACTCTGGCGAGTTGATTTCCTGAAGATCCGTGAGCGCCTGTTCCAGCACCGGCAGCCGCTCCGGCGTGATCTCCTCGGCGTCGGCTGAGCCCCACGCGAAGACGTCGCTGACGTTCGCATGGAACGTAATGCTCTCGTCGCGGACGTGCCAGAGAAGTTCGGTGTGGCATTCCGCTCGGGCGAAGACGTCCAGCACCTGGTGGACGAAGGCAGGGTCGGTCATGCTGCTGCTCCCATCTGGTTGGCCTCCGCCGCAAGACGAAGGAAAATCTCCCTGGTCCACTCGGCGCCACAGCCGGGACAGACCGTGCGGAGCGTCTGCGCCCCGACCCGGATCTCCGCCGAGCACGTCGCCCCGTCGTCCCACTCGGCGCCACACATGACCGGGATCGTGCGCGGCCGCCGCTCACCGGTGACGGTCTGGGCAAGTTCGCCGACGGTGCGCCGCAACGCCTCGTCCAGCAGCTGCACATCGGGAAGCAGCTCGGATCCGTCAGGGAGCAGCCCCGGGTTCTTGTGCGCCCCGCACGCCCACGGCAAGTTGTCACGCAGGAACCTGAGGACCAGCGGCATCGTCTGCTCGACACTGCCGCGCCACACCTGCACAGTGAAGCCGCGGGCCCGACGCCAGTCCTCCTCCACCGCGAGAAGCCGGCCGAGCGGGGTGTCATCACCACCCGCGGTCAGATTGATGACCGTGGCGTTGCCGGGCATGCCGGGGTGAACGCTCATGGAACGCCCAGGGGAGCGCTTGCCAACCGGGCGGTGAGCACTGCCAGGGAGCTTCGCCCACAGCTCGCCGACCTCGTTGAGGCGGTCGTACAGGCGCTCCTCACACCGCCAACAGGCCAGCCGGCCGTAGTCGGCGCCGTGCAGCTCGTAGCCGCAGCAGCAACATTGGGGTATCGGAAGGGGATCGTCGGCGGTGTCGAACATGCTCGTCTCCGTGCTGAGGAGTACCGTCAGGTTCGAGCCGGAGAGCAGCGTGGTGGTCGCTCGGGCGGTGCGGGTCAAGCGGGGCGTCCTGGGCAGGGGCGTCCCGCTCTCGTTCTGTCAGGACGCCAGGAACTCGCGGGCCACAGTCCAGAACGCGACCGGGACGCGCGCGGCTTGGTCGGGTGTCAGGCCGAGGATCTCGGCGAGCTCATCGTCAGAGAGCGGCATTGGGGTCTCCGTGCGGTGCGAGGGGTACGCTAGGAGCATCCACACCAGCGGTACCTCGTGAAGCGCCAGCCCGGCCAGGGGTTGGCGCTTTCCCATTCACGCACAGTGTGCACCATCGGCGCGTGAAGTGGACGTTAGAGCTCCACGGGCCGAATTCCAGCCTCTACCTGGTACGGCGGCAGATGCACATCCACGAACACGCGGCGAGGCGGCTCCTGAGCACACGGACACCCGCACTGCTCCTCCCACGGCCACACCACACCCGCCGGCAACTCGCCGTCATCCCACCACGGATGAGCGCGCGGCCGCAGCATATGCTCGTCTATCTGGCACATCGGACAGATCCTCTCGTCCTCGAACCGGCCCGTCATGACGGGCGCGGGTGCACGGTGCGGCAGGGCCGGCAGAACCCGGGGCGGCCGGTGCACGGCTCGGCGTCGGGCTGCTCGGGCTCGGCGGGGCCGTCGATGGCGGCTTCGATCTGCGTACGGACGTCGGCCGGCAGCGTCTGGGCGAGCCGCAGGACGCGGGTCAACGCCTCCTCGGCAGCATGCAGGTTCCGGCGGACCTGCGCGCCGTAGTGGTCGGTCATCTCTGCTGCTCCTGTGCGGTGATGAGGTCATGGGCGAGGTGGACGGCATGCGCGCGGTCGCGGGCGCCGAGCTTGAGGTAGGCGGTGCGCAGGTAGGTGCGGACGCTCTCGAACGCGATGCCCAGGTCGTCGGCGATGGCCAGGTTGGTGCAGCCCTGTGCGGCGAGGGCGAGCACCTGGACCTCCCGCCGGCTGAGCGGCCGGGCGTGCAGTTCCTCGGGGACCGGGCCGGGGCGGATAGGCGTCATGGCTGGTCAGTTCTCCTCGGGGTTGATGGCGAACAGGCCACTGGCGGCCGCGCGGCAGAGGTTCTCGGCGCCGGTGACGACGTCGCGCTCCTCGCGGGCCCGGTCGGAGCGGGCCGCTTGCCGGATGCAGCCAGCCGCGATCAGCACGGAGGCGGCGCAGCACAGCGACCAGCCGGCGGGCGTCATGACGGGGTGCCGAGGATCGCGCGGGCGACCGCGAGGGCGTGCTGGTACTCCTCAGCCATCGGCCCGTGCTCGCCGACCTCGACGCCGGTCAGGGAATCCAACCAGCGGGCGAGCGCCAAGCCGACGCCGGGGTGCAGCAGGGCGATGTACTCGGCGGTCGGCCGGTTCTCTTCGGCGAGGTCGGCGCCGGTCTTCATCGTCCACGCTTCCTTGCTCTTGTCGCGGTCGTTGTCGACGCGGAGGAAGCCGTACGCCTCGTGGACGATCCACGGGCCGGCCGCGCGGTGGTTGGCCTCGTTGGCGAGCGCCCGCAGCTTC
The DNA window shown above is from Kitasatospora sp. NBC_01287 and carries:
- a CDS encoding DUF6221 family protein, with translation MAEGSAVEFLRQAHVRAEELARAATRGPWTVHSHDWTSSFAASIGHHFEADVVGGGHEGGGVVDLADAEFIVANDPAAVLRRVAAERQILAEHQPTRDDWDSRLYEPCELAGCRCSSREDDEYVLACGSCATGNPYDAVLQHWPVPDGAAARPGLGLGGGSIVTTFYLKRPGQYSDEAEAIVCGDDDSWPGSTHAAEDEWALSLPHSCDAWEIGIGSLGDVLEAAREFRAGLDEAIRRLEQEQAEDGNEPARYAAARAGAARSLREMEEEAAELGLGSLAGLAGWQAEQFEGWTPFTALPDSAFRLARRPPEIPAACYAASWGWVHVRPGCRCPRTRR
- a CDS encoding helix-turn-helix transcriptional regulator, which produces MTPIRPGPVPEELHARPLSRREVQVLALAAQGCTNLAIADDLGIAFESVRTYLRTAYLKLGARDRAHAVHLAHDLITAQEQQR
- a CDS encoding HD domain-containing protein, which codes for MPTRITLADVHALATEAHAGQFDKIGAPYIRHVEAVAAGLAPFGVGMQMAGLLHDTLEDTDLTAEQLLAAGVPGTVVDLVQRVTNNPDVTYQAKIEAIVTNYGATLIKIADNAHNSHPDRTAQLPAEKRERLARKYADARSVLWAAVPVEDVKAIVSIVNPALLGELGAQLWR